A region from the Anaerolineae bacterium genome encodes:
- a CDS encoding glutamate--tRNA ligase: MPDRPLSLDQYESLYPPRGLPPGAEVTRVAPSPTGRPHIGTALQAVVDRALADKTGGRFILRIEDTDRKRLDDRAVHEIVAALEWLGIAPDEGPEVGGDYGPYVQSQRLPLYQAAAEWLLEHGHAYRCFCPPERLEEVRRAQQAAGQLPMYDRHCRSLNPEEARRRLEAGERCVVRLVVPDEAEFRFQDPLRGEIVFDSRQVDDQVLLKSDGFPTYHLAVVVDDHFMRVTTAIRGEEWISSTPKHLLLYRYFGWEVPRIVHTPLLRDASRRKLSKRSGDTSIEWYRDQGYLPEGFRNFLTRIIWAHPEEKDVYSYEEFVRLFDIRQLSTAGPVADRDLLDFI, encoded by the coding sequence TTGCCGGATCGTCCCCTGTCCCTCGACCAATACGAGTCCCTCTACCCCCCGCGCGGCCTCCCGCCCGGGGCGGAGGTTACCCGGGTGGCGCCCAGCCCCACCGGCCGGCCCCACATCGGCACCGCCCTCCAGGCCGTGGTGGACCGGGCCCTGGCCGATAAGACCGGGGGCCGCTTCATCCTGCGCATCGAGGACACCGACCGCAAGCGGCTGGACGACCGGGCCGTGCATGAGATCGTGGCGGCGCTGGAGTGGCTCGGTATCGCCCCCGACGAGGGCCCGGAAGTGGGCGGGGACTACGGTCCCTACGTCCAGAGCCAGCGGCTGCCCCTCTATCAGGCGGCGGCAGAGTGGCTCCTGGAGCACGGCCACGCCTACCGCTGTTTCTGCCCTCCCGAGCGACTGGAGGAGGTGCGCCGGGCCCAGCAGGCCGCCGGCCAACTCCCCATGTACGACCGCCACTGCCGCAGCCTTAATCCCGAGGAGGCCCGCCGGCGCCTGGAAGCGGGAGAGCGCTGCGTGGTGCGTCTGGTGGTGCCGGATGAGGCCGAGTTCCGCTTCCAGGATCCCCTGCGGGGCGAGATCGTCTTCGACTCCCGCCAGGTGGACGATCAGGTGCTGCTCAAGTCGGACGGCTTTCCCACCTACCACCTGGCCGTGGTGGTGGACGATCACTTCATGCGGGTGACCACCGCCATCCGGGGGGAGGAGTGGATCTCCTCCACCCCCAAGCACCTGCTCCTGTACCGCTACTTCGGCTGGGAGGTGCCCCGCATCGTGCACACTCCCCTTCTGCGGGACGCCAGCCGGCGCAAGCTCTCCAAGCGCTCCGGCGATACCTCCATCGAGTGGTACCGCGACCAGGGCTACCTCCCCGAGGGCTTCCGCAACTTCCTCACCCGCATCATCTGGGCCCACCCGGAGGAGAAGGACGTCTACTCCTACGAGGAGTTCGTGCGCCTCTTCGATATTCGCCAGCTCTCCACGGCCGGTCCCGTGGCCGACCGGGATCTCCTGGACTTCATCA